Proteins from one Desulforegulaceae bacterium genomic window:
- a CDS encoding diguanylate cyclase, whose product MEKINVLIVDDDLAIRETMKEYFFLSDYNAYTVANAYEALDFLKQNPQTDLVITDIVMPGMNGLELTEKIKNLYNIDVILITGYTETYSYEKAINKGASDIVFKPVRFEELLLRAKRVLREKKITLEKNEMLEKLKKLADTDGLTKLFNSRKFYTELEKEIDRSNRYNHPLSLIMLDIDHFKKFNDSFGHLEGDKVLFRVGKIIRSYLRIMDTAYRYGGEEFTMILPETRSKESEIVAQRIKKKLFEENFTIELNGLKKDVKVTASFGVTQYLPGEPTSSFVKRVDKALYLSKENGRNRVTLI is encoded by the coding sequence ATGGAAAAAATTAATGTTTTAATAGTAGACGATGATCTAGCTATAAGAGAAACCATGAAAGAATATTTTTTTTTATCAGACTATAATGCATACACTGTTGCCAATGCTTATGAAGCACTTGATTTCTTAAAACAAAACCCCCAAACAGATCTTGTTATAACAGATATTGTCATGCCTGGAATGAACGGACTTGAGCTTACTGAAAAAATAAAAAATCTTTATAACATAGACGTGATTTTAATTACTGGCTACACAGAAACTTATTCATACGAAAAGGCAATAAACAAAGGAGCAAGCGATATAGTTTTTAAGCCTGTGCGTTTTGAAGAACTTCTTTTAAGGGCTAAAAGAGTTTTAAGGGAAAAAAAGATTACCCTTGAAAAAAATGAAATGCTTGAAAAGCTTAAAAAGCTTGCAGATACAGACGGGCTGACAAAACTTTTTAATTCAAGAAAGTTTTATACAGAACTTGAAAAAGAAATTGACAGGAGCAATAGATATAATCATCCTCTGTCATTAATTATGCTTGATATTGATCATTTTAAAAAATTTAATGATTCTTTTGGACATCTTGAAGGTGATAAAGTTCTTTTCAGAGTTGGAAAAATAATTAGATCATATCTTAGAATAATGGATACTGCCTATAGATACGGAGGTGAAGAGTTTACAATGATACTTCCTGAAACCAGATCAAAAGAAAGTGAAATTGTAGCCCAAAGAATCAAAAAAAAACTTTTTGAGGAAAATTTTACAATTGAATTAAATGGATTAAAAAAAGATGTAAAAGTAACAGCAAGCTTTGGAGTTACCCAATATTTACCCGGTGAACCCACTTCTTCATTTGTAAAAAGAGTTGATAAAGCTCTTTATCTGTCCAAGGAAAATGGAAGAAACAGGGTAACTCTTATTTAA